From one Solanum stenotomum isolate F172 chromosome 12, ASM1918654v1, whole genome shotgun sequence genomic stretch:
- the LOC125848879 gene encoding alkylbase DNA glycosidase-like protein mag2, with protein sequence MSEQTQTPPQPQPQPQPQPQALPQPLPISDSTLVSNSPVDLPPNPSNPSKIPIRPQKIRKLSSTASSNGKTPETTVPSSSTATSGAITVTKNRRKSAPKSSRVLPQIIKPLSADGEIDNALQHLRSVDPLLVSLIDTLPSPQFELHHSAFLALSKSILYQQLAYKAGTSIYTRFVSLCGGEDAVCPDIVLALSPQQLKQVGISGRKASYLHDLANKYRSGILSDETLVKMDDRSLFTMLSMVKGIGSWSVHMFMIFSLHRPDVLPVSDLGVRKGVQLLYGLEELPRPSQMEQLCDKWKPYRSAGAWYMWRLVEGKGTPTTAAAPIDGGNVQALQQIQTEQEAQQHQLQLLEPINGIENLGACIWSQ encoded by the coding sequence ATGAGTGAGCAGACCCAAACTCCACCCCAACCCCAACCTCAACCTCAACCTCAACCTCAAGCTCTACCTCAACCTCTACCCATTTCTGATTCCACCCTTGTATCGAACTCTCCAGTTGATCTTCCACCAAACCCCTCTAACCCTTCCAAAATCCCAATTCGACCACAGAAAATCCGAAAACTCTCTTCCACCGCATCCTCCAATGGGAAAACCCCGGAAACCACCGTACCATCATCATCCACTGCAACCAGCGGAGCGATTACCGTAACGAAGAATCGTCGGAAGAGTGCACCGAAATCATCAAGGGTTTTACCCCAAATCATCAAACCCTTATCAGCTGATGGAGAGATTGACAATGCACTGCAGCATCTACGTTCTGTGGACCCTCTTCTTGTTTCCTTAATAGATACACTTCCTTCCCCACAATTTGAGTTGCACCATTCTGCGTTTTTAGCCCTTAGCAAGAGCATTCTTTATCAGCAACTAGCTTATAAAGCAGGCACCTCAATCTACACTCGCTTTGTGTCACTTTGTGGAGGAGAGGACGCTGTTTGCCCCGATATTGTCCTCGCCCTTTCTCCTCAACAGCTCAAGCAAGTAGGAATCTCAGGGCGGAAGGCTAGTTATCTCCATGACTTGGCAAACAAGTATAGAAGTGGGATTTTGTCTGATGAAACTCTTGTAAAGATGGATGATAGGTCATTGTTTACCATGCTTTCAATGGTGAAGGGTATTGGTTCTTGGTCAGTGCACATGTTCATGATCTTTTCACTTCATAGACCAGATGTTTTGCCTGTTAGTGACTTGGGGGTCAGGAAAGGTGTGCAATTGCTGTATGGACTGGAGGAACTGCCAAGACCGTCGCAGATGGAGCAATTATGTGACAAATGGAAGCCATATAGATCTGCAGGGGCATGGTATATGTGGCGGTTAGTGGAAGGGAAAGGGACTCCAACTACTGCAGCAGCACCAATTGATGGTGGTAATGTGCAGGCATTGCAGCAAATTCAGACAGAGCAGGAGGCACAGCAACATCAGCTGCAGCTTCTCGAGCCAATTAATGGCATCGAAAATCTAGG